One genomic region from Rosa rugosa chromosome 1, drRosRugo1.1, whole genome shotgun sequence encodes:
- the LOC133718478 gene encoding uncharacterized protein LOC133718478 codes for MDLDDLEGPSKPARVSRFMPRSKNAPPKPKPEPAVKKEPAKPVPKSEPEPPQLLKPKPEALDDVAVLAVREKKEEKQEEGANGDDSNGAVKMETDGEAKEDDDPMEEDDAEDTVVREIDVFFNPRVDSNTQLYVLQYPLRPRWRPYELENRCEEIRVKPATAEVEVDLSLDVYSKNCDQEFADRLKMTKQTLATEWDPCRSTGYAVGVLMGNKLHLNPVHAVVQLRPSLEHLKPGGSKRKGKATGDAEVTVKREIYSEEKSLAPSKKQNKRVESSTEDEESWVPLEYQGSESDFSARYLKRMVVQESSPIEFTMTPYDYVNSLCPRTCKGSSKRALLNLPLEERIQKLLVEEPIARRFSDLKKYYAPRNQEKELLDVLQKHGLLLRDLWVPKTALLYPKKEGSSRKKEDDNLRTARNYILNSFWKNPVISYSELNVYPPLKPHFDETLKVLAVYRPSTRDWKFKGQSDVSFAELYPEISESQEQIWERMDKQLVEALKPHRDMKNASMTSKIGKSPNSDKGPSKSASGVPSGGVRTMSDETRAALPDAIKEVLQKHKVCNFQLICDGLRHLTVDRMQHPKVDPKSKKLTAARNGLEAPPEELQKVITQVAVNIHGSYVLISSPDHPEHDQLRDVVIKLLQGKNKGPLKKLDVTIAAKEELGREISNNEYSKVMTELCVSKGSQWYLKSGDGGPK; via the exons ATGGACTTAGACGACCTCGAAGGGCCGAGCAAGCCTGCTCGGGTCTCCAGGTTCATGCCCCGGTCCAAAAACGCCCCACCGAAACCGAAACCCGAACCCGCCGTCAAAAAGGAACCTGCAAAACCGGTCCCAAAATCCGAGCCGGAACCGCCGCAGCTGCTCAAGCCAAAGCCGGAAGCACTCGATGACGTGGCGGTTCTCGCAGTGcgggagaagaaagaagagaagcaAGAAGAAGGCGCCAATGGAGATGATTCAAATGGCGCCGTGAAAATGGAGACCGATGGAGAAGCGAAGGAGGACGACGATCCTATGGAAGAAGACGACGCTGAAGACACCGTCGTTCGTGAAATTGACGTCTTCTTTAATCCTAGAGTCGATTCCAACACTCAG TTGTACGTTTTGCAATATCCTCTGAGGCCTCGGTGGCGGCCGTACGAGTTGGAGAATCGGTGCGAGGAG ATAAGAGTGAAACCTGCCACTGCTGAAGTGGAGGTGGATTTGTCTCTAGATGTTTACTCGAAGAATTGTGATCAAGAGTTTGCTGACAGGCTCAAAATGACAAAGCAG ACTTTGGCTACAGAATGGGATCCCTGCCGTTCAACTGGCTATGCCGTTGGGGTTTTGATGGGCAACAAG TTACACTTGAATCCTGTTCATGCAGTTGTGCAGCTCCGACCATCACTGGAGCATTTAAAGCCTGGTGGCTCAAAAAGGAAGGGCAAGGCCACAGGGGATGCAGAAGTTACTGTTAAAAGAGAGATTTATAGTGAGGAAAAATCTTTGGCTCCATCAAAGAAACAG AACAAGCGTGTGGAGTCCTcaactgaagatgaagag AGTTGGGTTCCACTTGAGTACCAGGGCTCAGAAAGTGATTTTTCAGCTAGATATTTAAAAAGAATGGTGGTACAAGAAAGTTCTCCTATAGAATTTACAATGACTCC GTATGACTATGTTAACTCCTTGTGTCCTAGAACGTGCAAAGGCTCTTCCAAAAG GGCTCTGCTAAACCTGCCTCTGGAGGAGCGTATCCAGAAGTTGCTTGTTGAG GAACCTATAGCTCGCCGGTTCAGTGATCTTAAGAAGTACTATGCTCCTCGTAACCAGGAAAAAGAACTTTTGGATGTCCTTCAAAAGCATGGTCTATTGCTGCGTGATCTTTGGGTTCCAAAAACTGCATTGCTATATCCCAAGAAAGAGGGCTCGTCTAGAAAGAAAGAGGATGACAATCTGCGTACAGCTAGAAATTACATTCTAAATTCATTTTGGAAGAACCCTGTAATTAGTTATTCAGAACTAAACGTCTACCCGCCACTAAAGCCTCATTTTGACGAAACCTTGAAAGTCTTAGCTGTCTACAGACCTTCGACTCGAGATTGGAAATTTAAAGGGCAATCAGACGTGTCATTTGCAGAACTCTATCCAGAGATTTCTGAAAGCCAGGAACAGATCTGGGAGAGGATGGATAAACAATTGGTGGAAGCCCTTAAGCCTCACCGTGATATGAAGAATGCTAGCATGACTAGTAAGATTGGGAAATCACCAAATTCTGATAAAGGTCCTAGTAAAAGTGCAAGTGGAGTTCCCAGTGGAGGAGTGAGAACCATGTCAGATGAAACCCGAGCAGCTCTACCTGATGCCATCAAGGAAGTTCTTCAGAAACACAAGGTTTGCAA CTTTCAGCTGATATGTGATGGATTACGTCATTTGACAGTCGACAGAATGCAGCATCCAAAAGTTGATCCTAAGAGTAAAAAGTTAACAGCTGCAAGGAATGGCCTTGAGGCTCCTCCAGAAGAGCTGCAGAAAGTCATAACACAAGTTGCAGTGAACATTCATGGTTCATATGTCCTGATATCATCGCCAGACCACCCAGAGCATGATCAGTTAAG GGATGTTGTAATTAAACTTCTACAAGGTAAGAATAAAGGGCCACTTAAAAAGCTGGATGTTACTATAGCTGCTAAGGAGGAACTTGGGAGGGAAATCAGTAATAATGAATATAGCAAG GTCATGACTGAACTTTGTGTGTCTAAAGGTTCTCAATGGTACCTGAAAAGTGGGGATGGCGGGCCGAAATAA